Sequence from the Bacillus sp. es.036 genome:
ATCTTTTAAGATTGCCTCAAGCTGGTTCCCTCGCATTTCAACGCGAATCCCTAAATCTAGACGAGCAGGACCAGGTAGGAGACCAAGCTGTTCACATTGACGATACATCCACTCACTCCCGCTGTTACCCGTTGATAGCACAACTTTCTTTGTTTTTATGTTTCCTTTTGAGGTATTTATTTCAAAGGAATCGCTTTTTTCAATCGAATACACGTCCGTTTCAAACAACAAATCAATTCGTTTCGTAAGAACCTCATATAAGCTTTGAAACACATGGTGAGATCGTTTCGTTCCAAGGTGTCTTACCGAAGTCGTCAACACCTCTAATCCTACGCTTTTTGCACTCACCTCTAACTCTGGGCTATGAGTATGATAGAGCTCAGCCTCTTCTCCACCAAAAGAACAAAGAATGCGGTCGACTTCCCACATCAGCTTTTCTGCTTGAACTGTTCCTATTTTTCTACCGAGATTACCACCAAAATCATTCGTATAATTAAACTTGCCTTCTGATTTACCAAGTCCAGCAAAACCAATGTATTGATCACAAACGTCACATGAACATTCTTGTTTGGAACGAGCCTTACAGTTCCGTTCTGAGAGTTTCTTCCCTTTATCAATCAACATAATTTTGGATTCTGGGTATCGCTTTATCAGCTCGTATGCCATAAAAATCCCGCTTACCCCAGCTCCGATGATGGT
This genomic interval carries:
- a CDS encoding NAD(P)/FAD-dependent oxidoreductase; translation: MYDVTIIGAGVSGIFMAYELIKRYPESKIMLIDKGKKLSERNCKARSKQECSCDVCDQYIGFAGLGKSEGKFNYTNDFGGNLGRKIGTVQAEKLMWEVDRILCSFGGEEAELYHTHSPELEVSAKSVGLEVLTTSVRHLGTKRSHHVFQSLYEVLTKRIDLLFETDVYSIEKSDSFEINTSKGNIKTKKVVLSTGNSGSEWMYRQCEQLGLLPGPARLDLGIRVEMRGNQLEAILKDTFETKLHIKREAFEGTTYCMNPNGRIIRKYQHGLVMPDGQNKREKDNAGNNINFTLFVPSFYSSKEEADLVAQQVIGGINRGRDRIVVQRLQDLKKQQATTSHILSSNSIVPSLDGEAGNLIDELPNIYLDALREFFDSLEKLIGEPIDEETLLYGIDGKFYEAKIPTNDSFETDVTGLFLIGDCSGETHSLSQAAASGLYVAKMI